A region of Sulfitobacter faviae DNA encodes the following proteins:
- a CDS encoding DEAD/DEAH box helicase family protein, producing MENDDTQRQYYSKVEPFADWATSQGWSNADTGIDLVGTLSDGSGYAAIQCKFYAPNHSIQKSDIDSFISAASNDLFTRLVIADTTLKELGRNTRETLGKLSKDWNRISVAELEASRIDWSQFIRSGTVSLAPKKQLRDHQQDALREVQAGLEAADRGKLIMACGTGKTFTGLRIAETLAGSGKRVLFMVPSLALMSQTVREWKNDSEDVFTAFSACSDSKVGRRTDADSLDLNVHDLAFPATTDPEKLARQVLSAPSDQMTVVFSTYHSIDVLTRAQKNHELPEFDLVICDEAHRTTGVTLKDEDDSNFVRIHDNDYVAAKKRLYMTATPRIFADTAKRKADDYDARLASMDDETKFGKDLFHRGFGWAVENQLLTDYKVVVLAVDEGLVSQTIQNRLKDGPELTLDDATKIIGCYKALTKSDLAKDLEFDPRPMKRALAFCQSIKKSEIIEDEFTQVVDEYVSNDLIDDDRHLSTEVRHIDGSYNASSREEMLNWLKADAGDNTCWTCHGLMPLL from the coding sequence ATGGAAAACGACGACACTCAACGTCAGTACTATTCAAAGGTTGAGCCGTTCGCCGATTGGGCGACGTCTCAAGGCTGGAGCAACGCGGACACCGGTATCGATCTTGTTGGAACGCTGTCTGACGGGTCAGGCTATGCGGCGATTCAGTGCAAGTTCTACGCGCCCAATCACAGCATTCAGAAATCCGATATAGACAGTTTCATTTCGGCGGCATCCAATGATCTGTTCACCCGATTGGTCATCGCGGATACAACTCTTAAAGAGTTAGGCCGCAACACGCGGGAAACGCTGGGTAAACTTTCAAAGGATTGGAACCGCATTAGCGTTGCCGAACTTGAGGCAAGCCGCATTGATTGGTCCCAGTTTATTCGTTCTGGCACAGTTAGTTTAGCACCCAAGAAACAACTGCGAGATCACCAGCAAGACGCATTGCGTGAAGTGCAGGCAGGGCTGGAAGCCGCAGATCGCGGCAAGCTGATCATGGCGTGCGGTACGGGCAAGACCTTCACAGGCCTACGAATTGCGGAAACTCTGGCAGGGTCGGGAAAGCGCGTTCTTTTCATGGTTCCATCGCTTGCGCTGATGTCCCAAACCGTCCGGGAATGGAAGAACGACAGCGAAGACGTGTTCACGGCATTTTCTGCCTGTTCTGACTCGAAGGTGGGGCGAAGAACTGACGCTGACAGTCTTGATCTAAACGTGCATGATCTGGCCTTCCCGGCGACGACAGACCCTGAAAAACTTGCTCGTCAGGTCCTATCCGCACCCTCAGATCAGATGACGGTAGTCTTCTCGACCTACCATTCGATTGACGTTCTTACGCGCGCCCAAAAGAACCACGAACTACCAGAGTTCGATTTGGTGATCTGCGACGAGGCACACCGAACCACAGGCGTTACACTGAAGGATGAGGACGACAGCAACTTTGTTCGCATCCACGACAACGACTATGTCGCGGCAAAGAAGCGCCTCTATATGACCGCGACGCCTCGTATCTTTGCTGATACGGCCAAGCGTAAGGCAGACGACTACGACGCCCGCTTGGCGTCGATGGATGACGAAACCAAGTTCGGCAAAGACCTCTTCCATCGTGGCTTTGGTTGGGCGGTGGAGAACCAGCTTCTCACAGACTACAAGGTCGTCGTACTTGCTGTTGACGAAGGCTTGGTCTCTCAAACCATCCAAAACCGCCTCAAGGACGGCCCAGAGCTGACACTGGATGACGCGACGAAAATCATCGGGTGCTATAAGGCGCTGACGAAAAGCGACCTCGCGAAGGATTTGGAGTTTGACCCGCGCCCCATGAAGCGCGCTCTGGCCTTCTGCCAAAGCATCAAGAAATCCGAGATCATCGAAGATGAGTTCACGCAGGTTGTCGACGAATACGTTAGCAACGACCTGATCGACGACGACCGTCATCTAAGCACCGAAGTTCGCCATATCGACGGCAGCTACAACGCCAGCTCGCGGGAGGAAATGCTCAACTGGCTAAAGGCGGACGCAGGCGACAACACGTGCTGGACGTGTCACGGTTTGATGCCGCTCCTTTGA
- a CDS encoding methylated-DNA--[protein]-cysteine S-methyltransferase, producing the protein MKQASLSTPFGDLIVTEEDGAITALGWGQAARQQRSELLDTALRQLNEYATGQRQQFDLPLRVTGSDFQRAVCAAIAAIPFGHTRTYGEIARDLGVPAQAVGGACGGNPIPILIPCHRVMGAKGLTGFSGAGGVETKVALLRHEGAAGLLI; encoded by the coding sequence ATGAAACAAGCTTCCCTCTCCACGCCCTTCGGCGATCTGATCGTCACTGAAGAGGATGGCGCGATCACGGCGCTCGGCTGGGGGCAGGCGGCACGCCAGCAGCGCTCGGAGCTGCTTGACACCGCACTGCGCCAACTGAACGAATACGCCACAGGCCAGCGCCAGCAATTTGACCTGCCGCTGCGCGTCACCGGCAGCGATTTCCAGCGCGCGGTTTGCGCCGCCATTGCGGCCATTCCCTTCGGCCACACCCGCACCTACGGCGAGATCGCCCGTGACCTCGGCGTGCCAGCGCAGGCCGTGGGCGGGGCCTGTGGCGGCAATCCGATTCCGATCCTCATCCCCTGCCACCGCGTCATGGGTGCCAAGGGGCTCACCGGTTTCAGCGGCGCGGGCGGGGTGGAGACCAAGGTCGCCCTGCTGCGACATGAAGGCGCGGCGGGGCTGTTGATTTGA
- a CDS encoding CDP-alcohol phosphatidyltransferase family protein, protein MTIQMRALFVHLFTATGAVLAMLAMLAAVEEKWDLMFLWLVIAFFVDGIDGPLARKYDVKTNAPEFDGVLMDLIIDYLTYVFIPAFALFTSGLMDGWSGWAMIIIITFASVMYFSDTRMKTKDNSFKGFPGCWNMLVLVLFALQPEWWISLIVVTILAAAMFLPIKFVHPVRTERWRPVTLPMALAWTFFAGWSAWVNFHPESWAHWGLVITSVYLICAGAAQQLIPSGDD, encoded by the coding sequence ATGACCATACAGATGCGCGCCCTCTTCGTTCACCTTTTCACTGCCACCGGAGCAGTGCTGGCCATGCTCGCCATGCTCGCCGCCGTGGAAGAGAAATGGGACCTCATGTTCCTATGGCTGGTGATCGCCTTTTTCGTCGATGGCATCGACGGGCCGCTGGCGCGCAAATATGATGTGAAGACCAACGCGCCTGAGTTCGATGGCGTCTTGATGGATCTGATCATCGATTATCTGACTTACGTCTTCATCCCGGCCTTCGCGCTCTTTACCTCGGGGCTGATGGATGGCTGGAGCGGTTGGGCGATGATCATCATCATCACCTTCGCCAGCGTCATGTATTTCTCTGACACGCGCATGAAAACAAAGGATAATTCCTTTAAGGGCTTCCCCGGCTGCTGGAACATGCTGGTGCTGGTGCTCTTTGCCTTGCAGCCCGAATGGTGGATCAGCCTGATCGTGGTCACGATCCTTGCCGCAGCGATGTTTCTGCCGATCAAATTCGTCCACCCCGTCCGGACCGAGCGGTGGCGCCCCGTGACGCTGCCCATGGCGCTGGCTTGGACCTTCTTTGCGGGCTGGTCCGCTTGGGTGAACTTCCACCCCGAAAGCTGGGCGCATTGGGGTCTGGTGATCACCTCGGTCTACCTGATCTGCGCCGGTGCCGCGCAGCAGTTGATCCCGTCGGGCGACGACTAA
- the rpmB gene encoding 50S ribosomal protein L28 encodes MSRRCELTGKGPMTGNNVSHANNRTRRRFLPNLNDVSLQSEALGRAFKLRISAAALRSVDHRGGLDKFLAKAKDVELSDNALKIKKAIAKSSATADVLS; translated from the coding sequence ATGTCGCGCCGTTGCGAATTGACCGGAAAAGGCCCGATGACGGGCAACAACGTAAGCCACGCCAACAACCGTACACGCCGTCGGTTCCTGCCGAACCTCAACGACGTGTCGTTGCAGTCCGAAGCACTGGGCCGCGCGTTCAAGCTGCGCATCTCTGCCGCAGCCCTGCGCAGCGTTGACCACCGTGGTGGTCTGGACAAGTTCCTGGCAAAAGCCAAAGACGTTGAACTGTCCGACAACGCGTTGAAAATCAAAAAGGCCATCGCGAAATCCAGCGCGACAGCCGATGTGCTGAGCTAA
- the ileS gene encoding isoleucine--tRNA ligase has protein sequence MCAETPDYKATLNLPKTDFPMRAGLPKREPGWLERWEKIGVYDRLREKEGREPFTLHDGPPYANGNLHIGHALNKTIKDMIVRSHQMMGYDARYIPGWDCHGLPIEWKIEEQYRKKGRDKDQVPVNEFRAECRDFAAKWVDVQREEFKRLGITGNWENPYLTMDFHAERVIAEEFMKFLMNGTLYQGSKPVMWSPVEKTALAEAEVEYHDKESHTVWVKFEVTNQELSDASKDNIAEKQSNTDDLLNSYVVIWTTTPWTMPSNKAVVYGEGISYGLYEVTGTPDECWANVGDRYLLADDLAADVFSKARLGDEHWVRLREVPTDQLKGLKLRHPLAGAEGANGEWDDLRDFRAADFVTSDEGTGFVHCAPSHGLEEYELYRDLGMLPQVITYNVMEDGRFRDDLPFFGGKAILKPNGKEGNANAAIIDKLVEVGGLLARGKIKHSYPHSWRSKAPVIYRNTPQWFAAIDKEVGDGLDQNGTTIRERALTCIDKVNWVPKSGRNRLHSMMEARPDWVLSRQRAWGVPLTCFVRKGVAPTDENFLLRNEEVNQRIVEAFEAEGADAWYADGAKERFLSGIVDPTEFDQVTDILDVWFDSGSTHAFTLRDREDGTEDGIADVYMEGTDQHRGWFHSSLLQSVGTTGRAPYRNVVTHGFTLDAKGMKMSKSIGNTIVPEKIVQQYGADILRLWVAQTDYTADQRIGDEILKGVADSYRRLRNTMRYMLGALSDFSEADRVDPAEMPELEQWVLHRVAELDKVVRDGFARFDFQGVFQAVFTFATVDLSAFYFDIRKDALYCDGDTLRRRAARTVLDILFHRLTTWLAPVLVFTMEEVWLERFPGDDSSVHLVDMPETPEAWLNPELAAKWAKVRAARRVVTAALEVQRTEKVIGASLEAAPVVHVEDAAQREALESVSFEDVSITSDITVTGDPAPAEAFRMPETDGVAVVFEKAEGAKCERCWKVLPDVGTHEYPGVCGRCDEAVREALAEA, from the coding sequence ATGTGCGCCGAGACCCCCGACTACAAAGCCACGCTGAACCTGCCCAAAACCGATTTCCCCATGCGCGCCGGACTGCCCAAGCGCGAACCCGGCTGGCTGGAACGCTGGGAGAAGATCGGCGTCTATGACCGCCTGCGCGAGAAGGAGGGGCGGGAGCCTTTCACTCTGCATGACGGCCCGCCTTACGCCAACGGCAACCTGCACATCGGCCATGCGCTGAACAAGACGATCAAGGACATGATCGTGCGCTCCCACCAGATGATGGGCTATGACGCGCGCTACATCCCCGGTTGGGATTGCCACGGCCTGCCGATCGAGTGGAAGATCGAAGAGCAGTACCGCAAGAAGGGCCGCGACAAGGATCAGGTCCCGGTCAACGAGTTCCGCGCTGAATGCCGCGACTTCGCCGCCAAATGGGTCGACGTGCAGCGCGAGGAGTTCAAGCGCCTTGGCATCACCGGCAACTGGGAAAATCCCTATCTCACAATGGATTTCCACGCCGAGCGGGTGATCGCCGAGGAATTCATGAAGTTCCTGATGAACGGCACGCTCTACCAAGGCTCCAAGCCCGTGATGTGGTCGCCTGTCGAGAAGACCGCGCTGGCCGAGGCCGAGGTCGAGTATCACGACAAGGAAAGCCATACCGTCTGGGTGAAGTTTGAGGTGACAAACCAAGAGCTGAGCGATGCGTCGAAAGACAACATTGCAGAAAAGCAGTCGAATACCGATGATCTGCTTAACTCATACGTTGTAATCTGGACAACGACACCTTGGACAATGCCAAGCAACAAGGCCGTGGTCTACGGCGAGGGCATCTCTTATGGTCTTTACGAGGTCACCGGTACGCCGGACGAATGCTGGGCAAACGTGGGCGACCGGTATCTTCTCGCTGATGATTTGGCGGCTGATGTGTTTTCCAAAGCGCGGCTTGGCGACGAGCATTGGGTTCGTCTTCGGGAGGTCCCGACCGATCAGCTAAAAGGGCTGAAATTGCGTCACCCGCTGGCCGGTGCCGAAGGCGCAAACGGCGAATGGGACGATCTGCGCGATTTCCGTGCCGCCGATTTCGTCACCTCGGACGAGGGCACCGGCTTCGTGCATTGCGCGCCGTCCCACGGTCTGGAGGAATACGAGCTCTACCGCGATCTCGGCATGCTGCCGCAGGTTATCACCTACAACGTCATGGAAGACGGCCGTTTCCGCGACGATCTGCCGTTCTTCGGCGGCAAGGCGATCCTTAAGCCCAACGGCAAGGAGGGCAACGCCAATGCCGCCATCATCGACAAGCTCGTGGAGGTCGGCGGGTTGCTGGCGCGCGGTAAGATCAAGCACAGCTATCCGCATAGCTGGCGCTCCAAGGCGCCGGTGATCTACCGCAACACGCCGCAGTGGTTCGCCGCCATCGACAAGGAGGTGGGCGACGGTCTGGATCAAAACGGCACAACCATCCGCGAGCGTGCGCTCACTTGCATCGACAAGGTCAACTGGGTGCCGAAATCCGGGCGCAACCGCCTGCATTCGATGATGGAGGCGCGGCCCGACTGGGTGCTGAGCCGCCAGCGCGCCTGGGGCGTGCCGCTGACCTGCTTCGTGCGCAAGGGCGTGGCGCCCACGGACGAGAACTTCCTGCTGCGCAACGAGGAAGTGAACCAGCGCATCGTGGAGGCTTTCGAGGCCGAAGGCGCGGACGCCTGGTATGCCGATGGCGCCAAGGAGCGGTTCCTTTCGGGCATCGTCGACCCGACGGAATTCGATCAGGTGACCGACATCCTCGACGTCTGGTTCGACAGCGGTTCGACCCATGCCTTCACCCTGCGCGACCGCGAGGACGGTACCGAGGACGGCATCGCCGATGTCTACATGGAAGGCACCGACCAGCACCGTGGCTGGTTCCATTCCTCGCTCTTGCAATCCGTCGGCACCACGGGCCGCGCGCCCTATCGCAACGTGGTGACCCATGGCTTCACGCTGGATGCCAAGGGCATGAAGATGTCCAAGTCCATCGGAAACACCATCGTGCCCGAGAAGATCGTGCAGCAATATGGCGCGGATATCCTGCGGCTCTGGGTGGCGCAGACCGATTACACCGCCGACCAGCGCATCGGGGATGAGATCCTCAAAGGCGTGGCCGACAGCTATCGCCGCTTGCGCAACACCATGCGCTACATGCTGGGCGCGCTGAGTGACTTCTCCGAGGCGGACCGCGTGGACCCGGCAGAGATGCCGGAACTGGAGCAGTGGGTGCTGCACCGGGTGGCGGAACTCGACAAGGTCGTGCGCGACGGTTTCGCGCGTTTCGACTTCCAAGGCGTGTTCCAAGCGGTCTTCACCTTTGCCACGGTCGATCTCTCGGCCTTTTACTTCGATATCCGCAAGGACGCGCTTTACTGCGATGGCGACACCCTGCGCCGCCGTGCCGCGCGCACGGTGCTGGATATCCTCTTCCACCGTCTGACCACATGGCTGGCCCCGGTGCTGGTCTTCACCATGGAAGAAGTCTGGCTGGAACGCTTCCCGGGCGACGACTCCTCGGTGCATCTGGTCGACATGCCCGAGACGCCCGAAGCATGGTTGAACCCGGAACTGGCGGCGAAATGGGCCAAGGTCCGCGCCGCGCGCCGGGTGGTGACCGCAGCGCTCGAAGTGCAGCGGACCGAGAAGGTGATCGGCGCGTCGCTCGAGGCGGCCCCCGTGGTACATGTCGAGGACGCGGCGCAGCGCGAGGCGCTGGAGAGCGTGTCCTTCGAGGATGTCAGCATCACCTCAGACATCACCGTGACCGGCGATCCGGCACCTGCCGAGGCGTTCCGCATGCCCGAGACCGACGGCGTGGCCGTGGTTTTTGAAAAGGCCGAGGGCGCGAAATGCGAGCGCTGCTGGAAGGTGCTGCCGGATGTCGGCACACATGAATATCCCGGCGTCTGCGGGCGCTGTGATGAGGCAGTGCGTGAGGCGTTGGCGGAAGCCTGA
- a CDS encoding ribonuclease E/G, with protein MKGRTIILDHLGDIEAAALMVDGKLDDFLIDSDGPRVGTVYRAIADRPVKGQGGMFLKTPDGPAFLRQIKGLAPGQTILVQVSGHAEPGKAIPVTNKLLFKSRYAIVTPDAPGLNISRSIKDEEERDRLLEIAHEVAGGADLGLILRSSCAGADAEDIAEDIANMLSLADTVANDDAQQMEVLSEGDGPHLLAWRDWTAPAEVVTEVGGFDDHGVLEELDRVASAQVPLGGGASIFVEPTRALVAVDVNTGNDASLAAGVKANMACAKALPRALRLRGLGGQITLDLAPMPKKDRRTFESALRAAFRADDVDTTLVGWTPLGHYELQRKRARPVLAEVLTGAGQ; from the coding sequence ATGAAGGGCCGTACGATTATTCTCGACCATCTCGGTGATATCGAGGCCGCCGCCCTGATGGTGGACGGCAAGCTGGATGATTTTCTGATCGACAGTGACGGGCCGCGCGTCGGCACCGTTTACCGCGCGATTGCGGATCGTCCGGTGAAGGGGCAGGGGGGCATGTTCCTCAAGACCCCCGATGGCCCGGCGTTCCTGCGTCAGATCAAGGGGCTGGCCCCGGGTCAGACGATTCTCGTGCAGGTCTCGGGCCATGCCGAGCCGGGCAAGGCGATCCCGGTGACCAATAAGCTGCTCTTTAAGTCGCGCTATGCCATCGTGACGCCGGATGCGCCGGGGCTGAACATCTCGCGCAGCATCAAGGACGAGGAAGAGCGCGACCGGCTGCTCGAAATCGCCCATGAGGTGGCGGGCGGGGCCGATCTGGGCTTGATCCTGCGGTCCTCCTGCGCCGGTGCCGATGCGGAGGATATCGCCGAGGATATCGCCAATATGCTCAGCTTGGCGGATACCGTGGCCAATGATGACGCGCAACAGATGGAGGTGCTGAGCGAAGGCGATGGCCCGCATCTGCTCGCTTGGCGCGATTGGACCGCGCCCGCCGAGGTGGTGACCGAGGTCGGTGGTTTTGACGACCACGGCGTTCTGGAAGAGCTCGACCGCGTGGCCTCGGCGCAGGTGCCGCTCGGCGGCGGCGCGTCGATCTTTGTGGAGCCGACACGTGCGCTGGTTGCGGTCGATGTGAACACCGGCAACGATGCCTCGCTCGCCGCCGGGGTGAAGGCCAATATGGCCTGTGCCAAAGCGCTGCCGCGTGCCCTGCGTCTGCGCGGGTTGGGCGGGCAGATCACGCTCGACCTTGCGCCCATGCCCAAGAAGGACCGCCGGACGTTTGAAAGCGCCCTGCGCGCCGCTTTCCGCGCCGACGATGTGGATACGACGCTGGTCGGCTGGACGCCTCTGGGCCATTACGAGCTGCAACGCAAACGCGCCCGCCCGGTGCTGGCGGAGGTGCTGACAGGGGCAGGCCAATGA
- a CDS encoding Crp/Fnr family transcriptional regulator has product MLLDGLIARSVPRGQRARSTFVALQFPGEFVDLHAFPLKQLDHDVISLTDTHVAIISHEPLRELLNGDVEMARKLWLMTLVDASIHRHWVMRNSAMRALARVANFLSEFDARMTAAYGMERQSLPFSLRQTDIADATGLTSVHVSRTLRELREHGCCAVTGGKLLIHDRAGLHKVGQFEPAYLYMPRAEAAL; this is encoded by the coding sequence TTGCTGCTCGATGGGTTGATCGCCCGCAGCGTGCCGCGCGGACAGCGTGCCCGCAGCACCTTCGTCGCTCTCCAATTCCCCGGTGAGTTTGTCGATCTGCACGCCTTCCCGCTGAAACAACTCGACCATGATGTGATCTCGCTGACCGATACCCATGTCGCCATCATCTCGCATGAGCCGCTGCGCGAGTTGCTCAATGGCGATGTCGAGATGGCCCGGAAACTCTGGCTGATGACCTTGGTCGATGCCTCCATCCACCGCCATTGGGTGATGCGCAACAGCGCCATGCGCGCGCTGGCGCGGGTGGCGAATTTCCTGAGCGAATTCGATGCCCGCATGACCGCCGCCTATGGGATGGAGCGTCAGAGCCTGCCCTTCAGCCTGCGCCAGACCGATATCGCCGATGCCACCGGCCTCACCTCCGTCCATGTCAGCCGCACCCTGCGTGAGCTGCGCGAGCATGGCTGCTGCGCCGTGACGGGCGGCAAACTGCTGATCCACGACCGCGCGGGGCTGCATAAAGTGGGCCAGTTCGAGCCTGCCTACCTCTATATGCCCCGAGCCGAAGCGGCGCTTTAG
- a CDS encoding DNA gyrase inhibitor YacG → MSCPICKAETVKAHRPFCSRRCADIDLGRWFNGSYAVPSRDPEDVEAAIDAAEAAQDRPAKPH, encoded by the coding sequence ATGAGCTGCCCGATCTGCAAAGCCGAAACCGTCAAGGCGCATCGCCCCTTCTGCTCGCGCCGCTGCGCCGACATCGATCTGGGCCGCTGGTTCAACGGCAGCTACGCCGTCCCCTCGCGCGACCCCGAAGACGTGGAAGCCGCCATCGACGCCGCCGAAGCGGCACAAGACCGCCCCGCAAAGCCCCATTAA
- a CDS encoding NAD-dependent deacylase encodes MTKIVILTGAGISAESGLETFRASDGLWAQHRVEDVATPEGFARNPKLVVDFYNARRAQAAEVAPNAAHRALARLEAELHGEVVVITQNVDDLHEQGGSQQVMHMHGALKGALCAACDHRWPAPMVMAPGDPCPACGAPAARPDIVWFGEMPYEMDALFDHLAEADIFAAIGTSGNVYPAAGFVAEARRAGAHTIEFNLERSAVGNQFAEHRIGPASQTVPEWVAEVLEARR; translated from the coding sequence ATGACCAAGATCGTGATCCTCACCGGCGCGGGCATCTCTGCCGAAAGCGGGCTTGAGACCTTCCGCGCCTCAGATGGCCTCTGGGCGCAGCACCGGGTCGAAGACGTGGCGACGCCCGAAGGTTTCGCCCGCAACCCCAAACTGGTGGTCGACTTCTACAACGCCCGCCGCGCGCAGGCCGCCGAAGTGGCCCCCAACGCTGCGCACCGCGCCCTTGCCCGGCTGGAGGCCGAGTTGCACGGCGAGGTGGTGGTGATTACCCAAAACGTCGACGATCTGCACGAACAGGGCGGGTCGCAGCAGGTCATGCATATGCATGGCGCGCTCAAAGGCGCGCTCTGCGCCGCTTGCGATCACCGCTGGCCCGCGCCCATGGTCATGGCACCGGGCGATCCCTGCCCCGCCTGCGGTGCCCCCGCCGCGCGGCCCGATATCGTCTGGTTCGGTGAAATGCCTTATGAGATGGACGCGCTTTTCGATCATCTGGCCGAGGCGGATATCTTCGCCGCCATCGGCACATCGGGCAATGTCTACCCCGCTGCCGGTTTCGTCGCCGAGGCCCGCCGTGCCGGGGCGCATACGATTGAGTTCAACCTCGAACGCTCCGCCGTGGGCAATCAGTTCGCCGAACATCGCATCGGGCCTGCCAGCCAGACAGTGCCGGAATGGGTGGCCGAAGTGCTTGAGGCGCGCCGCTAA
- a CDS encoding LysR family transcriptional regulator, which produces MLNKGITLRGIEVFEALARSGSVAQAAEATGLSQPAVSQQMRNLEAAIGAELVDHTRRPMRLTPAGQMFLRRAEQALSELRQAQSEVTVMDLAHLEALNLGVIDDFDDDLTPRLATILGDSLTGCRFRMITAGSNELAGALRDKSLHMALSAQIDEPMAGVLEYPLARDPFILVTPAGTSADPDALLRGATDLPFLRYAADQLIARQIEAHLASERHNLPARFEIGSHLALMAMVARGIGWAMTTPLGYMRAARFHDRLAAHPLPAAAQAQPPARTISLFAGAEWSGPVPRDIAQTLRQLMQTHMIAPAIAQLPWLADGFHLLEDMDPIGE; this is translated from the coding sequence ATGCTGAACAAGGGCATCACCCTGCGGGGCATCGAAGTGTTTGAGGCGCTGGCGCGGAGCGGGTCGGTGGCGCAGGCGGCCGAGGCCACGGGGCTCAGCCAGCCCGCCGTCAGCCAGCAGATGCGCAACCTCGAAGCGGCCATCGGCGCGGAACTGGTCGACCACACCCGCCGCCCCATGCGATTGACCCCAGCCGGGCAGATGTTCCTGCGCCGGGCCGAACAGGCGCTCAGCGAATTGCGCCAAGCGCAGAGCGAAGTCACGGTGATGGATTTGGCCCATCTGGAGGCGCTGAACCTCGGCGTGATCGACGATTTCGACGATGACCTGACCCCGCGCCTTGCCACGATCCTTGGCGACAGCCTGACCGGCTGCCGCTTTCGGATGATCACCGCGGGCAGCAATGAATTGGCCGGGGCACTGCGCGACAAAAGCCTGCATATGGCACTCTCGGCGCAGATCGACGAACCGATGGCGGGGGTTCTGGAATATCCGCTGGCCCGCGATCCGTTTATCCTCGTCACCCCCGCGGGCACCTCTGCCGATCCCGACGCCCTGCTGCGCGGCGCCACCGATCTGCCCTTCCTGCGCTATGCCGCCGATCAGTTGATCGCGCGGCAGATCGAGGCGCATCTTGCATCAGAGAGACACAACCTGCCCGCCCGTTTCGAGATTGGCAGCCATCTGGCCCTGATGGCCATGGTGGCCCGCGGCATCGGCTGGGCGATGACCACGCCCTTGGGATACATGCGCGCCGCCCGTTTTCACGACCGCCTCGCCGCGCACCCCCTGCCCGCGGCGGCACAGGCCCAACCGCCTGCGCGCACCATCTCTCTCTTCGCGGGCGCGGAATGGTCCGGCCCCGTGCCGCGCGACATCGCCCAGACCCTGCGGCAGTTGATGCAGACCCATATGATCGCCCCCGCCATCGCGCAATTGCCCTGGCTGGCCGACGGCTTTCACCTGCTTGAAGACATGGACCCTATCGGAGAATAA
- the infA gene encoding translation initiation factor IF-1, whose product MAKEDTLEFPGVVKELLPNATFRVELENGHEIIAHTAGKMRKNRIRVLAGDKVQVEMTPYDLTKGRINYRFK is encoded by the coding sequence ATGGCCAAGGAAGATACGCTCGAATTTCCCGGTGTCGTGAAGGAACTCCTGCCTAACGCGACGTTTCGGGTCGAGCTGGAAAACGGCCATGAGATCATCGCGCATACGGCAGGCAAGATGCGGAAAAACCGCATCCGTGTTCTGGCTGGCGACAAGGTTCAGGTGGAAATGACACCCTATGATTTGACCAAGGGTCGGATCAACTATCGCTTCAAGTAA
- a CDS encoding Maf family protein, whose amino-acid sequence MQFILGSGSPRRLELLAQIGVTPDAIRAPDIDETPHKAELPRPYCARMAREKVAAVPAGAEDIVLCADTTVALGRRILGKPEDEAEAEAFLRLMSGRRHKVVTAVAVKRGEKLWQRDVQSNVKMKSLSEPEIRRYLATGDWRGKAGGYGIQGPAGALIPWISGSFTAIVGLPLAEAANLLQAAGYPFDGRTP is encoded by the coding sequence ATGCAATTCATTCTTGGATCAGGATCGCCGCGCCGGTTGGAGCTTTTGGCCCAGATCGGCGTGACCCCCGATGCCATTCGCGCCCCCGACATCGACGAGACCCCCCATAAGGCCGAGCTGCCGCGCCCCTATTGCGCCCGAATGGCGCGCGAGAAAGTGGCGGCGGTGCCCGCGGGGGCGGAGGATATCGTGCTTTGCGCCGATACCACCGTGGCGCTTGGCCGGCGCATCCTCGGCAAGCCCGAGGATGAGGCCGAGGCCGAAGCCTTTTTGCGGCTGATGTCGGGCCGTCGGCATAAGGTGGTCACCGCCGTCGCCGTGAAGCGCGGCGAAAAGCTCTGGCAGCGTGATGTGCAGAGCAATGTGAAGATGAAATCTCTGTCCGAGCCCGAAATTCGCCGTTACCTCGCCACCGGCGATTGGCGCGGCAAGGCGGGCGGCTATGGTATCCAAGGCCCCGCGGGCGCGCTGATCCCATGGATTAGCGGCTCATTCACTGCAATCGTCGGCCTGCCATTGGCCGAGGCTGCGAACCTGCTGCAAGCCGCAGGTTACCCATTTGACGGAAGGACGCCATGA